The window GCCGCACGACGTGCTGTCGAAGGTGACAGGAACGGCCAAGCTCGACGAGTGCCTGGCCGTTGTCTCATCCCTCTTCGGAGGTGACGTCCACCAAGAGGACGGGCACGCGTTTCTCAACCCCCTCTCCGTCCTGGGCGAGGCTGAAAACAGCGAGCTGCCGATTATGGAAGGCATCTGCCACGGGGACCTCAACACCAGCAACGTGCTCGTGCCTCGGAACGAAGTGGCGGTCGCTGACGGCTCCTTCTGGATCGTCGATCTGGACCAGGCGCGCCGGTCCGTCGTCGGGTTCGACCTGGCTTACCTTGAGGTCAGCGTCCTGGTGAACATGCTGCCGACCATCCGCCGCCCCGTGCTCGCCCGGTGCCTGGAGGCAGCCGAGGACGCTTCGGTCAAGTCCGTGCCGGACGATTGCCAGTGGCTCGTGGAGTTCCTGCAGCAGTCACGCGCCGGCATTCTGGAATGGATTTACAGACAGACCGGGCGGGTGGACCGCCTTCACCAGCAGTTAACGCTGGTGCGCATGACAGCCGCACTGCTGTGGGCCCGGCGCTTCCCCCGTGATGACGAACGTACCCGGCTCTGCCTCGCCTATGCCGGCTGGTACGCCCTGCGGTACCGCAGGACCTTCGCCAGCGCCGCGCCGCAGCAGCCGAGCGTTCCGGCGGTTTGCACCCCGCCCAGGGAGGTGGAGCGGGTCCGCGAGGATCTCTGGGAGTCCCTCTGGGGCACCGTCTCCGGGTTCTCCCCGCACGCGGCCCGGTACATCCTCGTCGCGGAGCAACTCCCCCGCGCATCGTCCATCTCGGCGCTCGGCCGCATCCCCTGGTCGCTAATCGTCGACCTCGACCCGGCCTCGGACGGCGACGGACTTCACCACTGGGCCAGCCCGGTCCTCAACACTCAGCGCGCGGTGCATCTCTTCACCGAGGAGCGCCCTGTGATCGACTATGCGCGTGGCACGGCCTGGCTGCTGGCCGCCGGTTCCGTGCTGCGCCGGGAGCCCGCCCTGGAAGGCCGCGAGTGGGTGCTCCGTCGCCTGGACACTGTGCGTCGGCTGACATCCTCGTTCCACCAGTTCGCCGGCGACACGCCGGTGTGCGTCCTGGTGCTCGAGGGCGGCACCGAGTCCGCGCCAGAAAGGGGCCGGAACAGACTGCTGCGGGTCATCGAGACCATGGACGAAATGCTCCAGGGGCAGGCGACCTTCCTGCATGTGGGACTGGCCGACCTACAGCCCTACGTGCCCGTGGTCCAGGTGCCGCTACCCGTACACGACCTGCTGGACCGCCTCGCCGCGACGCTGGGCAGCAGCGCCGAGTACCTCGACTACACGGTCCCCGCCCTCGACAACGGCACGGTGGCGATCTCGCCGGAAACCATGCAGAAGCTGCGCGAGCATCTGGTGATCCTGCATGACGGGATCGATGCGTCAACTCTGCCCGGCGACAAGACCAACAACGACGCCTTCTGGCGCGGCGGCCTCATCGGCTGGGACGATCTGGACGCTGGCCGGGACGTGGTGCGCGCCGTCAACGACGGCATCGTGGCCGCCCTCCGTGACAGTCTGAAGCAGCATCGCACCCGTACCGTCGTGGTTGAACACCGGCCGGGTGCAGGCGGTACGACTGCAGCCCTGCGCGCCGCCTGGGACCTGCATCACGAGTCTCCGGTGGCGGTACTCCCGCACGGCGTGCCGATCGGGCCGTCTCGCGTCCCGCTCGTCGCCGACCGGTTGCATCTGCTGTACACCATCACGCAACTGCCAGTGCTGCTCGTCGCGGAAGCGGGCGACCTGAGCGAGTCCTACCGGGAGACGCTGTACCGCGAGTCAGCCAGACGCAACACCCCGCTGACGATTCTGTATGTCAGACGGGGGGTCACTCAGTCCAGCCGGAGCGCCCTTCAGGTGTCAGAGCCGCTCGAACCGGCGGAGACCGCCGAGTTTTTGGCCCGCTATTCCGCGCTGACGGACGACCAGCATCGGATCGACGAGTTGCGGATGCTCGGTACCAAACACTACGAGCCCTACCGCACGCCATTCTTCTACGGCCTCGTCACCTTCGAGCGGGAGTTCACCAAGCTCTCTACCTACGTACGCACCCATCTCGACCATGTACGTGGCCGAGCGCGCGAGGTCATGCAGTACCTCGCCCTGGCTACCATCTACTCCAATACCGGGCTGCAGCGGGAGCTAGTGCAGAAGCTGATGCACGTCTCCACGCCGTCGGCAGAACTCGACCTCTCCGATGTGCTGGGCCCGGAAGCATCCCGTCTGGTGGCGGTGCGCAACGGCCGGGTACGCCTCCAGCATCAGCTCTTGGCCGAGCAGGTACTGGCCGAACTCCTGAACGACGACCGGTGGAAGCAGCATCTCAAAGAGCTGTCGATCGACTTCATCCAGGCTCTGGCGATCACCACCGACGTATCCGCGGACCCAGTGCGGGTGCTGCTCCGCCAAATGTTCGTGGACCGGCAGGGCGGCACGGCAGACGGGATCGAGGACCGGCGGAAATTCGCCCCGCTCATCGAGCAGCTGGACCTCAACTCCGCCCACCAAGTACTCAAGTCCCTCACCGAGCACGTGCCTGACGAGCCGCACTTCTGGAACCACCTGGGCCGGCACCAGATGTACCGCCTCAACCGGGAGCTCGACAAAGCGGAGGAGTACGTCACGCGCGCCGTGGACCTGGCGGAGTGGGATTTCCTGCATCATCACACCCTCGGTCTCGCGCGCCGCAGCCGGATGCGCCAAGCGCTGCGCGACGCCAAGCGGCGCGGAGTGCAGTCGGTGATGGCCGCCGCCGACCGCTGGTTCGCGCAGACCGTCGAGTGCTTCGCCACCACCCGGAAGCTCAACCCGGAAAACATCTACGGATACGTCACCCATGTGCAGGCCATCGTCGATGTCGCCAAGGCAATTAAGGACGCGGCACGGGTCTCATCCATCGCGGAACTCAGCTCCGACGCGAGCGAGTGGGTCACGGAGAACGTGGCCGAGGCCAACTTCCTGCTGAATGAGGCCGCCCAGCTCTACGGAACTCTAGACCAGCACGACGACTACTTGGTGCGGTGCCAGGCCGACATCAAGCGGCTGTACGGCGACCTCGACTCGGTGGTCGAGCTGTGGGAGCTCGCCGTCGCCGGTAACCGCAGCACACCCATGATGCAGCGGGCACTCGCCCAGGCGTACTACGTGCGCGGCGGCCGCACCTGGCGGGAGTTGGACGACTCCGAGCTGACCCGCATCGTGGAGCTGGCACGGCAGAACCTCTCCAGAACCGGCTGCAAGGAGGAGGACTACCGGCTCTGGTTCGAGGCGTACAAACTCCTGCCGGAGTTTGACATCGACGAGGCGCTCTCCCAGCTCCAGCTCTGGGCGGATCGCTTCCCCTCGTGGCGCGCCCACTACTACCGGTACTGCCTCTTCTTCCACCTCTGGTTCACTGGCCGCAGCAACGACGTGGAGGCTTTCCGCGTGGAACAGCAGCAGGCCGAGAAGTATGTGGTGGGCCGCTCCAACCGCTCCTATCTGTGGCTGTCCACGGGCCCCGATTGGTATCCGCTGATCGCCGACAGCGACCTGGGCGAGTGGAACCGCCGGGACATGTTCTGGACGAACACCACACATCTGCAGCGGGTGAATGGCGTCATCGACCTCATCCGCGGGCCCCAGGCGGGCACCATCCAACTCGAAGGCGCGGTGACCGCCTTCTTCGTCCCGTCCCGGGGCAAGTTCCTCCCGGACAGTGACGAGAACACCCCGGTCAACTTCTTCCTCGGCCTCAGCCCCGAGGGACCCCGCGCGTGGGACGTCAGACGGGGGCATCTCGACCACGCCCTGCGGGCACGGCAGACGGTGTCAGCGGGCCCGGCGCGCACGCTCACCGCCCGGCACCCCGTGCACCTGGCACCGGCCCAGGTTGCGGCGCAGGCTGCTATGCTCACGCGGCAGCGCAGGCTCGATTTCTGCATCTCCCTGCTGGAGGCATGGCAGACGGTCGGCGACACGCCTCGCCTGTCTAGGCTCACCGAGCGGGTCAGTGCTCGTTTCCGGTACAACGGCGCGGACGTAGCCGAACTCCTTGCCGAATCGGACCGCGTCCACTTCGACGCCGACGAGAACGACCCACTCGTCCAACTGCTCGGCTGCCAGGGTCAACCGGTCCGGTCGACAATGGCCGACCATGGGCAGTCCTCCGACGGCCAGCCGGAACTGGGCCGCATCACGTTCGTCAATGAGACCCACGGGCACGGCATCGTTGAACTGGTGAACCACGGGTGGGCGCGCTTCACGACCGACGATGTGCGGACGCAGCTTGCGAACGGCCCGGTCCGCGGCCAGATCGTGCGGGCGGTCATGGTGGAGATGGACCGCAATGGTGGGCGCAACGCACGGGGCCTGGAGCTGTTCCCCCTTACGGCCACGCTGGTGGGCACCGAGGTGGTGGACGTGGAGCAGCTCCTCGATCGCGTTGAAACCGACCTGCGGTACGAGATCGAGGAACGGCTTGCGCAAGGAGTGCGCATGGTGCCGATCCGAGAACTCGAGGAGTGGCTGGAGGAAAGGTTCAAGGGCTGCCAACCGCTCGCGAGCCGCCTCGGTCTGCCGTCCCTGCGGCAGCTGTGGACCGGGCTGGACTGGCTGAAACAGAGCGGCAACCCCGGCAACAGGATGCTGAGCCTGGCCAGCGGGACAGTGTTCGGGCGCGTCTCAGAGGCCCGTGGAAAAGCTGCGGGCCGGGAGCGTCACGCTGATGAGCGCGACGACTTCGGCACGGCGCTGGATTCCGTGGTCACCACACTCCAAAAGGATAATGAGGGCAAGGCACCCACGTTCTACAAGGTGAAGAACGGGCTTGTGAAGCTCTTGAGGAGCAGGTACGACGCCGTGGTCGGCAGGTCCCTGCAAAGGCGGATCGAACAGCAACCGGGGTGGGAACTGCGGGAACTAAATTCCGGTGTGCAGTTAGTCCACCGAGCCGGTACTCCCGCGCCGCCCGCCGACGCGCCGGAGCCGTTCGCCACCGTACTCGCCCACACCGTGGACGAACTCGCCCGGCAGGGAAGGCCCCCAAACCTCCAGATGATCGGGTCTAGCCTGCGGTCCCGACTCGGCGAGGCGTATGCGAGCGTCGTCGGCTCTTCATTGAAGAAGCGGATCGAACGCGAACCCGAGTGGCGGCTAGAGGAGATCAGGCCCGGGGTGCACCTGGCCCATCGAGCCGAAGCCCCCGCCCCGGCGGGGCGCTCTGCGGCAGAGGTGGACGTCGCGGCGGACCTGAACGCCGTGATCGGAGAGCTACTGACGCGTGACGGCGAGGCTCGTCTCACCGTTCTCGGGAACGCGTTGCGGAAGCGGTGGGGCCCTGAGACCTATCAGGCGTTGACCGTCGACCGCACGCTCCGTCAGGTGGCCGAGGCGCACGGCTGGGAGGCCCACTGCCCAAGGCCGGACACCTGGGTGCTGCGCCGGCGCAGTGCCCAGCCCCCCAGCGTGGAAGGATGAGCTGTGGCGGACGATGAGGCGGCTGCGGTCGCCGCGCTCCTGGAGGCCTTGGCCGAACATACCGGGCCTCCGGTCTCGGTGTCCGAGCTTTGCCGACGGACAGGCCTGAGCAGACCAACTGTCGAGACCGCAGCGCCGATGGTGCTGGTGCTGCTGAGCGCGTTCGGCGTCCTGCGGTCCGAACACGAACCGACGAACGGTCAGGCTGGCGTGGTTCCGGTCAGCCCGCAAGCGCGCTACTTCCTGCACAGTCTTGCCTCCTATGTGCGGACGGGCCGCTCGATCCTGGCCAACTGGGAAAGGCCGGGAACGGCCGAGCCGCCATACACCAGCCGCCAGGCACTGTCCGGACCGCAGTTTCTCTACCTGATGGAGGAGCGGCGGCTGGCCCTTGATTCCGACGCCGCACCGCTACGGCGCACCGACGTCGTCCAGGTGGTGGTCAAGTGCCGCCTCCGGGGCCGCGGCGGCCGGGCTCAGTACCTGCTGGTGTACGACGATCGAGCCCGGCAGTACCAACTACCGGGCGGCCACATCCGTGCCTCGGACGCTGACGTCCGCGCCGCAGCCGCCCGGGAATTGGAGGAGGAGCTGCCGGGCTATGACCACACTCCGGGCAGGGACGAGCTGAAGGAACTCGGTACGGTCTCCGCTGTCCAGCTGTCCCGGACGTTCGGCGCAGTGACGGAGTACCGGGTCGTCTTCTTCCAACTCGAGTCAAAGGCCCGGTCAATCCCGGTGGGCCCCGGCGGACGCTGGGTGCCCGAGGACGCCCTGCTCGACCAGGTGACCCTGCTCGACGGCACTACCCTGAACGTCACCGCCCTGAACCGGCTCGACCAGTCACTCCCCGGGGGCCTCCGCAGCCTGCCGTGGAGTCTGCCGGACGCCCAGCGCAGATCGCTGCGCGCGGTGGTCCGAGACAGACCATGGGAGACCGTCGGCCTGGTCATCGGAATCCTCGGACTCTTGCTGTCCGTCATCCCACTTCTGGGCTAGAGATCTTTAACTGTGCGGTTACGTCGTGTCCTGCTGGCTGCCTTGGGCTACATGATGCCAGGAGGACGAGGTATCCCGATGGCGGTGGATTGACGGCCGAGGAACGGGCTCGGCGTGAGCAATTCCGGCTCTCAGTCGCTGGCCTGATCGACGCGGGGCAAGTGCCGAGGAGAGGCCGGAGGATTCAGGGTGTAGCGGATCATGCGGGAGCGCAGGATCGCCAGAACACCCGATGCACCGGGCGCCGCAGCCTGATGAAGGCTGACGCCAATGCGGCGTAATCACCGGATCCGATCAGCCGGGACGTCACCGCCACGCGCCCCGGGACGAAGGTTGTCGGAGACATCCCCTGCATCCCCACCGCCGGGGCGGCGCGCCCTCGTCTGGTCGCTGGACCTGGCCGTCCGGCGAACCACGGACTCCCGCTACGGCCGCGCCCACATCGGCGTGAGTGCGCTGCTCGGCGGCGCCTACATCTACCAGGGTGAGGGACTCGCACTGCTGCGCCTGGACTGACTGACGGACGTCGAGGGGATCACCCCAGCGCCCAGTCGCGCCCGAATGCGCCAAGGCCCGTCCGGTGTCATCCCCGCTAACCGGACGGGCCCTGGTCCATCTACAGGAGCCCGTTGGAGGCGCCGAAGACGAGGACGTAGAGGGCCCCGCCACGAGAACGATCGCCCCATAGCGAACTGTCGCCTTGCGGTACCTGACGGCCACGACTCGGAGCCTCGAGATGCGACGCATCAAGAAGCTCTTGGGCCGTTTTCAGCACGGGCCGTTAGCCGTCGCTCCATCAGACCTCTACAGCGGCTCGGTGATCAGGGGAGCCCAAGCCTAACCTCGCGCCACCCCACCACTCCGATGCCCCTACCCAGCCTTGGTGGGCCTCGACGACACGGCATGGGAACAGCCGCTTCCGTTTCCCTGTGTGCTGCGAGCGTCCCGAATGCGGCGCCCAACCACTCACAGAGGCCATCCACGGCGCCCTCCGCCGCCTACAAGCCTGGCATCCCCGCAGGTCAGAAGAGTTCGAACTACCGTCGTCGGCAACGCTGTTGAACTCACGCGCAGCGGATTCACTCCGATGGGCCAAAGTTCTGAATCCACACTCCTGACGAGACGTTTCCGCAGGTCAGGACCCTGCACAGTGGGGCGGGTGGGACTCGAACCCACGGCCGACGGACTATGAGTCCGCCGCCCCCCTTCCAGGACGAACGCACTCCCTGACTTCCAGAGATTCCTCCGCCAGGCGGAAGCCGCATCGCGCCCGGAAAGGACTCGTCCCGACGATGTCGCCACCCCTTCAAGACGGGAGCCGCAACAATGTCCTGACCGAGTTGTCCGCCCCGCTCGGCCTCTGCCGCGTCGGCTGTGGTGGAGGCCGGGATGATTCAGAGTGGAGGGATGTCTGAATCGTCATTGCCGGGTGGCTTCGTCAATCACGTTGTGCGGGTCGGTGCCACGGTGCGCCGCCCCGCGTCGGCCAGTACAGAGTTCGTCGCCGAACTGCTGAGGTTCCTTGAGGTCCATGGCTGGGGCGGTGCACCGCGGTACCTGGGCCTCGACGAGGACGGGCGTGAGGTCCTCACCTATCTTGACGGGCACGTGGCCTGGGAGCGGGAGCAGCCGTCAGCCGTGCACTCCGAGGAGGGTCTGTTGCTGGTCACGCGGCTCGTGCGGGAGTTCCACGATTTGACAGCCGGCACCGAACTGGCCGGATCACAGGAGGTCGTCTGTCACAACGATCTCGCGCCCAAGAACACGGTCTACCGATCGGTCGACGGCGCCTTGCGTCCGGTGGCCTTCATCGACTGGGACTTGGCGGCTCCGGGCGCGCGCATTCACGATGTCGCCCATGTGTGCTGGCAGTACATCGGTCTCGGGCCCAGGGTGAGAGACATCGACGACAGCGCGCGGCGCTTGCTGTTGGTCGCCGACGCCTATGAGCTGGCCGATCAGGACGACCTCATCCCTGCGATCTTGTGGTGGCAGGACAGGTGCTGGCGCGGCATCGAGGCTGCTGCGCGGGCCGGAGACCAAGCGATGATCGGTCTTCGAGCCGCAGGCGCAGTCACTGAGGTCCAGGCTGCCTGGCAGTGGGTCCTGAACCACCGGGATGTCCTGGCTCGCGCACTGCGATGACGCGATTACGTGCTTGGTGACGGGCATCGTCCCTGCCGACGAGCAGCATGATGCTGCCCGGAGAGGATCTGTCATTTGCCGGGCGCCCGGGCTTGCCCTGTAACGCTTTTCGCGCCTCGGTCCAAGAACAGGTGAAGTGCCTTTGAAGAACCCCGGTGAACCTCCGACGAGGAGGATCGCTTGGGAGTCTCCGACG is drawn from Streptomyces liliifuscus and contains these coding sequences:
- a CDS encoding NUDIX domain-containing protein, producing the protein MADDEAAAVAALLEALAEHTGPPVSVSELCRRTGLSRPTVETAAPMVLVLLSAFGVLRSEHEPTNGQAGVVPVSPQARYFLHSLASYVRTGRSILANWERPGTAEPPYTSRQALSGPQFLYLMEERRLALDSDAAPLRRTDVVQVVVKCRLRGRGGRAQYLLVYDDRARQYQLPGGHIRASDADVRAAAARELEEELPGYDHTPGRDELKELGTVSAVQLSRTFGAVTEYRVVFFQLESKARSIPVGPGGRWVPEDALLDQVTLLDGTTLNVTALNRLDQSLPGGLRSLPWSLPDAQRRSLRAVVRDRPWETVGLVIGILGLLLSVIPLLG
- a CDS encoding phosphotransferase, producing the protein MIQSGGMSESSLPGGFVNHVVRVGATVRRPASASTEFVAELLRFLEVHGWGGAPRYLGLDEDGREVLTYLDGHVAWEREQPSAVHSEEGLLLVTRLVREFHDLTAGTELAGSQEVVCHNDLAPKNTVYRSVDGALRPVAFIDWDLAAPGARIHDVAHVCWQYIGLGPRVRDIDDSARRLLLVADAYELADQDDLIPAILWWQDRCWRGIEAAARAGDQAMIGLRAAGAVTEVQAAWQWVLNHRDVLARALR